The Kiritimatiellia bacterium genomic sequence GCCGCGATGCGACACCGTGTCCGTGGCCCGGTTCAGCCGCCAGGCGGACGGCCAGCGCCTCTACGACGCGATCCACACGGTCATTCTGAATGCCGAGAACCCGGCGGCCCCGTTCCGGCCCGCGCCGGACAATTGCCGCTTCTGCGGGGCGCATATCGAGTGCCCCGCGCTCCGGGAAAAGGCCCTGACCGTTTACCAGGGCTACGCGGAGGACGCCCTGCCGATCCCGGCCGAGTTCCACCCCTCGAATATCGCCGACCCGCGCCAGATGGCCGTGGCGCTGCAGTTGGCCCCCGTCCTGGAGAAGTGGGCCGAGAGCGTACGCAAGCACGCCATGGACATGGTCAAGGGCGGCGCGGAGATCCCCGGCTACGAGCTCCGGTTCCGCACCGGCAAGCGGACCGTGCGCGATGTGGTCGAGGTTTGGACCGCGATCGAGGGCCGTCTCGGCATCACCCAGCTCGATTATTTGCAGGCCTGCACGATCAGCCTGCCCCAGTTGGAAAAGATCGTGGCGGAACACCAAGAAAAAGGAGGCGGCGCGGCAGCGAAACGAAAACT encodes the following:
- a CDS encoding DUF2800 domain-containing protein, with protein sequence MTDHAKHSPSSLKAKSICPHWQNTGETSAAAEEGTALHRACETGDLAGLNEEQTHSVRMCLDYVRPLIEGGISVHREQRLDVAGLTFGTADLIVMTGDNHAHVIDFKFGRVKVDDAEQNLQGFAYALGAMNECGVEHVTVHFLQPRCDTVSVARFSRQADGQRLYDAIHTVILNAENPAAPFRPAPDNCRFCGAHIECPALREKALTVYQGYAEDALPIPAEFHPSNIADPRQMAVALQLAPVLEKWAESVRKHAMDMVKGGAEIPGYELRFRTGKRTVRDVVEVWTAIEGRLGITQLDYLQACTISLPQLEKIVAEHQEKGGGAAAKRKLTQLLQEAGVVVPGEEVEYLAKAK